In one window of Nitrospira sp. DNA:
- a CDS encoding methyltransferase domain-containing protein, whose protein sequence is MDARKPGYEVETTGYHMGATAYQIRTLLDRRQFSDPDGCAERAGISSASWPIFGVVWPSGLALAEEMSRFPIEGKTILEVGCGIGLPSLVLRRRGANITATDYHPLAEEFLRHNTDLNGLAPIHFFRTAWLEPNLDLGRFDLIIGSDLLYERDHPSLLAGFLADHANPACQILLVDPGRSRCGQFSSHMASQGYDRTEWRIRLPERNMPFFPGRLLSFVRAHA, encoded by the coding sequence ATGGATGCACGCAAACCAGGCTACGAGGTCGAAACCACCGGTTACCATATGGGAGCGACCGCGTATCAGATTCGGACGCTGCTCGATCGGCGGCAGTTCTCAGACCCTGACGGTTGCGCAGAACGGGCCGGGATTTCCTCCGCCTCCTGGCCGATTTTCGGCGTCGTGTGGCCATCGGGGCTGGCGCTGGCGGAAGAGATGAGCCGATTCCCCATCGAGGGCAAAACCATTCTGGAAGTCGGCTGTGGTATCGGCTTGCCCAGTCTCGTCCTGCGGCGGCGCGGCGCCAACATCACCGCGACGGATTACCATCCATTGGCGGAAGAATTTCTCCGGCACAACACCGATCTGAACGGACTCGCGCCGATCCATTTTTTCAGAACGGCATGGCTGGAACCAAATCTCGACCTCGGCCGCTTTGACTTGATTATCGGCAGCGATCTGCTCTATGAGCGGGACCATCCCTCGTTGCTCGCGGGATTTCTCGCCGACCACGCCAACCCGGCCTGCCAAATTCTCCTCGTCGATCCAGGAAGAAGCCGTTGCGGCCAGTTCAGCTCCCACATGGCCTCCCAAGGCTATGACCGCACCGAGTGGCGCATCCGCTTGCCGGAGAGAAACATGCCCTTTTTCCCAGGCCGGCTGCTCAGCTTCGTCCGCGCCCACGCGTAA